In Chelmon rostratus isolate fCheRos1 chromosome 9, fCheRos1.pri, whole genome shotgun sequence, the following proteins share a genomic window:
- the atp1b4 gene encoding protein ATP1B4 codes for MEPSSTEGGAEETLLKNHPPSLPHKVILKHGQELEEEQEELAEHQPLEQEDLNFERWKRRPLPKRTLHQKIDDLKTYLWNAETNEFMGRSGKSWSLILLFYAALYMFLAAMFGGCLFCLMWSISPYHPTFNDRVMPPGMTMAPHLEGHEIAFNASDRKSWKKYARSMDEYLKSYNDGAQERKNIRCAQDRYFMQDDLEESAERKACQFKRSWLGDCSGLQDPHYGYSQGRPCILLRMNRILGYLPGQGKPINVTCGVKKGPPEALGEIQFFPKSIFDMKYYPYYGKLRHVNYSSPVVAVRFAGVQYDTHIQVQCKLNGKGIINDSPTDRYLGSVTFSLDVGA; via the exons ATGGAGCCCAgttccacagagggaggagctgAAGAGACGCTCCTTAAAAACCATCCACCAAGTCTT CCTCACAAAGTGATACTCAAACATGGccaagagctggaggaagagcaggaggagttGGCCGAGCACCAGCCGCTAGAGCAGGAGGACCTGAACTTTGAGAGATGGAAGCGCAGGCCGTTACCCAAGAGGACGCTCCACCAGAAAATAGACGACTTGAAGACATACTTGTGGAATGCGGAGACCAACGAATTCATGGGTCGCTCTGGAAAGAGCTGGA GCCTCATCCTTCTCTTCTATGCTGCACTTTATATGTTTCTCGCGGCCATGTTTGGCGGCTGTTTGTTTTGCCTCATGTGGTCCATTAGTCCCTACCATCCAACCTTCAATGACAGAGTGATGCCACCAG GTATGACGATGGCCCCACACCTAGAAGGCCACGAGATCGCCTTTAACGCCTCTGATCGCAAATCCTGGAAGAAGTACGCGAGGTCTATGGACGAATATCTAAAGT CATACAACGATGGCGCTCAGGAGAGGAAGAATATTCGCTGTGCACAGGACAGATACTTCATGCAGGACGACTTGGAGGAGAGCGCAGAGCGGAAAGCGTGTCAGTTTAAGAGGTCCTGGCTGGGGGACTGTTCAGGGCTGCAGGACCCCCACTATGGCTATTCTCAGGGAAGGCCATGCATCCTCCTTCGAATGAACCGG ATTCTTGGTTACTTACCTGGCCAGGGCAAACCAATAAATGTGACTTGTGGAGTTAAG AAAGGACCTCCAGAAGCTTTGGGAGAAATCCAGTTTTTTCCTAAAAGCATTTTTGACATGAAGTACTATCCATACTATGGGAAGCTCAGACAT GTAAACTACTCCTCACCGGTGGTGGCTGTGCGTTTTGCAGGAGTGCAGTACGACACTCACATCCAAGTACAATGCAAACTGAACGGAAAGGGCATCATTAACGATTCACCCACTGACCGCTATCTGGGCAGTGTGACCTTCTCCTTGGACGTCGGAGCGTGA